One genomic window of Papaver somniferum cultivar HN1 unplaced genomic scaffold, ASM357369v1 unplaced-scaffold_150, whole genome shotgun sequence includes the following:
- the LOC113335967 gene encoding uncharacterized protein LOC113335967 has protein sequence MEGKNRCKLRLVHATNKGLKLTEILPLLPDIDREKRLTWRICLLMRAKDNRKNKKDLQVHLMMTMKDMMLLMKKLTKMTMLSLLHRISCQQVHLGAVVLSFIDHPLTRRIKSFVLWIL, from the exons ATGGAAG GGAAAAACAGGTGCAAGTTGCGGCTGGTTCATGCCACTAATAAAGGATTAAAGCTTACTGAAATTCTGCCACTGCTACCTGATATTGACAG AGAGAAAAGGTTGACTTGGAGGATATGCTTGTTGATGAGAGCCAAAGACAATCGAAAGAACAAG AAGGATCTGCAAGTGCATCTGATGATGACGATGAAAGACAtgatgctgctgatgaagaaactGACGAAGATGACAATGCTTTCTTTGTTGCACAGGATTTCCTGTCAACAAGTTCATTTAGGAGCAGTGGTTCTGAGTTTCATAGATCATCCTTTGACTCGGAGGATAAAGAGCTTTGTGTTGTGGATTCTTTAG